The DNA region AACGTACGGCACGCCGTCCATCTCCAACGGCAACCGGATGCCGTGCCAGTGAATAGTCGTCTCGACCGGCAATTGATTGATGAAGCGCAACCGCAGCCACTCGCCCTGCCGGACGCGCAACTCTGTACCCGGAGCAGAACCGCCGAATGCCCAGGCAGGTGTCTTGTGACCCGATACCAGCTCTATATCCAGCGGCGCAGCGATCAGCACGAAATCCGACCCCGCTTCTGACTCGCGGCGCCCCATCCAGTAACGCGAGGCACCGCCCGCGCCCAAGCCGACTACGGCAAGACCGGCAATGCCTGTGAGGATTTGGCGACGGGTGAAAGACATGAACGGCGGGACCTCTGATACGAAAACGGAAGGCATCTGCAGGCAGATGCGCGGGGCGAATACGATACACCTGCATTTGCGGAAAGATAAGAATCAATTGCGGAGACCGGAGCTTATTCGAGAGCCATCAAACACCTGCCAGCGTGCGGGAAAATGGTAGTCACGCTGGCGAGGCCGGAATCAGTCCGGCTTCACGGTAGCTCAGTATCAGCTCGTCAAACAGACCAATGTCCAGTCGAGTCCGGGCAATCAATTGCGCACCCGCAACAGCGGTGTAGATAGCGCTGGCCCGCCTCTCGCAATGTTCCAGGCTGCCCAGCCCTACGTCTGCCAGCACTTGCGTCAGCCACTTCACATTGATGTCGGCGAACGCCCTTACCTCATGCTTGACCTCTTCTGGCAAGTCTTCGTATTCCGCAGCCATGAAACTGGAGAGGCAAAGCCTGTAGCCATCTTCCAGTGATATTCGAAAGATAGACGGGTAGGTTTCCAAGCGACGAACAGGATCAGCGTTCGACTCATTTATCTCCTGCAAGGCCTTCGCGGTGTCCTGCCAGTAGCGTTCAGCGACTGCAGCACCAAGGTCGGCCTTGCTCGGGAAGTGGTAATAGATGCTCGCGTTTTTGACCCCGACCGCTTCCCCGATGCTTCGGAAATTAATGCCGCTGTATCCGTGCCTTTGCGCTGCCACTTTCGCAGCTTCCAGAATTGCCTCTCGGGCGTTCCCCATCATGTTACCTCTGACTACTGACTACAAAACCGACAAAGAGGATTCTACCGGCACCGACACCAACCTGCCAACTGGTAGACAGGGATTGACACGGGAGAAGCATGAGCAGATGCTTTACTCACTTACCTACCAACTGACAGGCAGATAAATTCCATGACAACATCAAATCAGCACCTCGATACAGCCGACGTTCCGATGATGAAGATCCACGACTGGTTCAATGGCCCCTACCCCGCACGTGTGCGGATTGCGTTAGCAGAAAAGGATCTGCTACCGCGAATAGAATTCGTATCGATAAATCTCTGGACAGGCGAGCACAAGAAACCCGAGTTTCTGGCCATCAACTACTCCGGGACGCTGCCTGTGTTGGAACTGGAGGACGGCACGCTGATTGCCGAGTGCACAGCAATCACTCAGTATCTCGACGCGCTCAACGGTGACCCTGTACTCACGGGGCGAACGGCTCTGGAGAAAGGTCTTATCCATATGATGACCAAGCGAGCTGAAATAGAGTTTCTCGACGCGGTCAGCGCTTACTTCCACCACGCAACGCCTGGACTAGGGCCACAGGTGGAGATTTGTCAGAACGCCGAGTGGGGCAATCGCATGCGCGACAAGGCAGTCCGGGGAATGCACTACTTCGATAGTGTTCTGAAAAACAGCGCGTTTGTTGCGGGAGAACACTTCTCCATGGCTGATATCGCAGTCTTCGGCGGCATGATTTTCGCCTCGCTGGTCGAACTTCCCGTACCTGATGAATGTGAAGCCCTTCGGGCATGGCATCAAAGCATGCAGGAAAGGCCCAGCGTACAGAAGTGGCAAGCGACGGTAGCGCTTGGCGCTCCTCAAAGCTGAGCGGGACCATCCATTCAGGCCCTTGGATTCCGAGCCACGGGTTCGGGAACTCAGGGCCATTCTGACATTGGTTATCGGGACAGCTGCAAACCTGCCCGGACGACTCCCCAAAGCAGATGTCAGCCCGCATCCCGGCTCACCTGAACAGCCATGACAAAGGCATTATCGCGCCAACCACTATCACAACGTTTCACAACTTTTCACAACGATTTGCAGGTGTTCACAGTAAGAATCGGCGAAGTCCTTTTTTCGCTTTCTTGCGGCCTTGCCTTTCAAGGCTCGCCTTACCTTACGAGGCGCTCATGAACATCACGCCCAAAAACGACGCCCTGCCCCGCGAAGGCCTTGTCGATTTCGAGTCGAAACTGAAGCGCAGCATCGTCTCTGCCAAAAGCACCGAGCAGAAAAACCCCGACCGTACCGCAACCGACAACGAGCAATGGCCGCCCATTGAAGGCACCACTGTTTCGGTCACGGACAAAGGCGACATGCGTTACGAGCGCGATGGGCAAGGCGTTGTGGTCGCAGCCTCGACCAATCCGAAGTTGTATCAGTTTCTTAAACAACTCGATGACCTGAGCCAGTCTCCGGCACAGAAATCGCTGGTCGAAAAAGCCCTCG from Pseudomonas syringae includes:
- a CDS encoding TetR/AcrR family transcriptional regulator, whose amino-acid sequence is MMGNAREAILEAAKVAAQRHGYSGINFRSIGEAVGVKNASIYYHFPSKADLGAAVAERYWQDTAKALQEINESNADPVRRLETYPSIFRISLEDGYRLCLSSFMAAEYEDLPEEVKHEVRAFADINVKWLTQVLADVGLGSLEHCERRASAIYTAVAGAQLIARTRLDIGLFDELILSYREAGLIPASPA
- a CDS encoding glutathione S-transferase, whose translation is MTTSNQHLDTADVPMMKIHDWFNGPYPARVRIALAEKDLLPRIEFVSINLWTGEHKKPEFLAINYSGTLPVLELEDGTLIAECTAITQYLDALNGDPVLTGRTALEKGLIHMMTKRAEIEFLDAVSAYFHHATPGLGPQVEICQNAEWGNRMRDKAVRGMHYFDSVLKNSAFVAGEHFSMADIAVFGGMIFASLVELPVPDECEALRAWHQSMQERPSVQKWQATVALGAPQS